One Streptomyces sp. B21-105 genomic region harbors:
- a CDS encoding DNA polymerase III subunit alpha — MPGFTHLHTVSGFSLRYGASHPERLAERAFERGMDALALTDRDTLAGTVRFAKACAKAGVRPLFGVDLAVAAPERPQDDASVRRDRRRTPVRGGAFLDESAPRVTFLARDGARGWADLCRIVTSAHAGEEGAGVPTLPWAANHGDGLTVLLGPASDVGRALTAGRPDRAARLLAPWRETYGDDLRLEAVWHGRAGTGPGSLRLAARTVGFAAEQRVRPVLSNAVRYADPGQGPVADVLDAARRLVPLDPSKELDSGEAWLKGADLMLAAAERIVEAAGFRRAAAHRLLEQTRAAAAECLVDPEDDLGMGAVHFPEPHLVGAGRRTAQRALASRAAAGMVRKGYAGRRAYWERMHHELDVIAHHGFASYFLTVAQVVDDVRDMGIRVAARGSGAGSLVNHLLGIAHADPVEHGLLMERFLSKERVVLPDIDVDVESARRLEVYRAIIGRFGAERVATVAMPETYRVRHAIRDVGAALSMDPAEIDRMAKAFPHIRARDARAALAELPELKALAGEARRGGERYGRLWELVEALDALPRGVAMHPCGVLLSDASLLSRTPVVPTSGEGFPMAQFDKDDVEDLGLLKLDVLGVRMQSAMAHAVAEVERATGERIDLDALAPTDPATYRLVRSTETLGCFQIESPGQRDLVGRLQPATFHDLVVDISLFRPGPVAADMVRPFIEARHGRAPVRYPHPDLAEPLRDTYGVVVFHEQVIDIVAIMTGCGRGEADRVRRGLSDPESQGRIKVWFAQHARARGYEAETIQRTWEIVEAFGSYGFCKAHAVAFAVPTYQSAWLKTHHPAAFYAGLLTHDPGMYPKRLLLADARRRGVPILPLDVNRSGVGHRIELVSESPSGSSPSGSSPSGSSPSGSSPSGSSMSDSVKSRSSGSGSSGSFSGGAGSGGRWGLRLALCDVHGISEAEAARVADGQPYASLLDFWERARPSRPLAGRLAQVGALDAFGANRRDLQLHLTELHRGARGAGGGQLPLAGGRRTAPAGLPDLSSAERLSAELGVLSMDASRNLMDDHRAFLDELGVVSARRLREARHGETVLVAGAKAATQTPPIRSGKRVVFSTLDDGTGLVDLAFFDDSHDACAHTVFHSWLLLVRGVVQRRGPRSLSVVGAAVWNLADLLEVRRDEGLEGVAARLADSGGVPGADADADADADADADADGDGPARSRLAGSDGPPAPTGSAARDATERRRIRMPTGYEMHPWADLRPAGEGPAVGRKLWHQSPGSAG, encoded by the coding sequence GTTCACGCATCTGCACACCGTCTCCGGGTTCTCCCTGCGGTACGGGGCCTCGCACCCGGAGCGCCTGGCCGAACGCGCCTTCGAGCGGGGCATGGACGCCCTCGCCCTCACCGACCGCGACACCCTGGCCGGCACGGTCCGCTTCGCCAAGGCCTGTGCCAAGGCAGGCGTACGCCCGCTGTTCGGGGTGGACCTGGCGGTGGCGGCGCCCGAGCGGCCGCAGGACGACGCATCCGTACGGCGGGACCGGCGCCGCACCCCCGTGCGCGGCGGCGCCTTCCTCGACGAGTCGGCCCCCCGCGTCACCTTCCTCGCCCGGGACGGCGCCCGGGGCTGGGCCGACCTGTGCCGGATCGTCACGTCGGCGCACGCGGGCGAGGAGGGCGCGGGTGTCCCCACGCTGCCCTGGGCCGCGAACCACGGCGACGGTCTGACCGTCCTGCTCGGCCCCGCCTCCGACGTCGGCCGCGCGCTCACCGCGGGCCGCCCGGACCGGGCCGCGAGACTCCTCGCCCCCTGGCGCGAGACCTACGGCGACGACCTGCGCCTGGAGGCCGTCTGGCACGGACGCGCCGGCACCGGCCCCGGCTCCCTGCGGCTGGCCGCCCGCACCGTCGGCTTCGCCGCCGAGCAGCGGGTCCGGCCCGTCCTCAGCAACGCCGTCCGGTACGCCGACCCCGGTCAGGGCCCGGTCGCGGACGTCCTGGACGCCGCCCGTCGGCTCGTGCCCCTCGACCCGTCCAAGGAACTGGACTCGGGCGAGGCGTGGCTCAAGGGCGCGGACCTCATGCTCGCGGCGGCGGAGCGGATCGTGGAGGCCGCGGGCTTCCGGCGCGCCGCCGCCCACCGGCTGCTGGAGCAGACCCGGGCCGCGGCCGCCGAATGCCTGGTCGATCCCGAGGACGACCTCGGCATGGGCGCCGTCCACTTCCCCGAGCCGCACCTCGTCGGCGCGGGCCGTCGCACCGCCCAGCGGGCGCTGGCCTCGCGGGCGGCGGCGGGGATGGTACGGAAGGGGTACGCGGGCCGGCGCGCGTACTGGGAGCGGATGCACCACGAGCTGGACGTGATCGCCCACCACGGCTTCGCCTCCTATTTCCTGACGGTCGCTCAGGTCGTGGACGACGTACGGGACATGGGGATACGGGTCGCCGCGCGCGGCTCCGGCGCGGGGTCCCTCGTCAACCACCTCCTCGGCATCGCGCACGCCGATCCGGTCGAGCACGGGCTGCTGATGGAGCGCTTCCTGTCCAAGGAGCGGGTCGTGCTGCCCGACATCGACGTCGACGTGGAGTCCGCGCGCCGGCTGGAGGTCTACCGCGCGATCATCGGCCGCTTCGGCGCCGAGCGGGTCGCCACGGTCGCGATGCCGGAGACGTACCGCGTCCGCCACGCGATCCGGGACGTCGGCGCGGCCCTGTCCATGGACCCCGCCGAGATCGACCGCATGGCCAAGGCCTTCCCGCACATCCGCGCCCGGGACGCCCGCGCGGCGCTGGCGGAACTGCCCGAGCTCAAAGCGCTGGCGGGGGAGGCGCGGCGCGGAGGGGAGAGGTACGGCAGGCTGTGGGAGCTGGTCGAGGCCCTCGACGCCCTGCCGCGCGGCGTCGCCATGCACCCGTGCGGGGTGCTCCTCTCCGACGCGTCGCTGCTCTCCCGCACGCCGGTCGTGCCGACCAGCGGCGAGGGGTTCCCGATGGCGCAGTTCGACAAGGACGACGTCGAGGACCTCGGGCTGCTCAAGCTGGACGTGCTGGGCGTGCGGATGCAGTCGGCGATGGCGCACGCGGTGGCCGAGGTGGAACGGGCGACGGGGGAGCGGATCGACCTGGACGCGCTCGCGCCGACCGACCCGGCGACGTACCGGCTGGTCCGCTCCACCGAAACGCTGGGCTGCTTCCAGATCGAGTCGCCCGGCCAGCGCGACCTCGTCGGACGGCTCCAGCCGGCCACCTTCCACGATCTGGTCGTCGACATCTCCCTGTTCCGGCCCGGGCCGGTCGCCGCCGACATGGTGCGGCCCTTCATCGAGGCGCGGCACGGGCGGGCGCCCGTCCGGTATCCGCACCCCGATCTGGCGGAGCCGCTGCGGGACACCTACGGGGTCGTCGTCTTCCACGAGCAGGTCATCGACATCGTCGCGATCATGACCGGCTGCGGGCGGGGCGAGGCGGACCGGGTGCGGCGCGGGCTGTCCGACCCGGAGTCGCAGGGGCGGATCAAGGTGTGGTTCGCCCAGCACGCGAGGGCGAGGGGATATGAAGCAGAAACGATTCAGCGGACCTGGGAGATCGTCGAGGCCTTCGGCTCCTACGGTTTCTGCAAGGCGCACGCGGTCGCCTTCGCCGTTCCGACGTATCAGTCGGCATGGCTGAAGACGCACCACCCCGCAGCCTTCTATGCCGGGCTGCTCACCCACGACCCCGGGATGTACCCGAAGCGGCTGCTGCTGGCGGACGCGCGGCGGCGTGGGGTGCCGATCCTGCCGTTGGACGTGAACCGGTCGGGAGTCGGCCATCGTATCGAACTGGTGTCTGAATCACCGTCCGGATCGTCGCCGTCCGGATCGTCGCCGTCCGGATCGTCGCCGTCCGGATCGTCGCCGTCCGGATCGTCGATGTCCGATTCGGTGAAGTCCCGGTCGTCGGGGTCCGGGTCGTCGGGGTCGTTCTCCGGGGGCGCCGGTTCCGGCGGTCGGTGGGGACTCCGGCTGGCCCTCTGCGACGTGCACGGCATCAGCGAGGCCGAGGCGGCCCGTGTCGCGGACGGACAGCCGTACGCCTCGCTGCTCGACTTCTGGGAACGGGCGCGCCCGAGCCGCCCGCTGGCCGGACGGCTCGCCCAGGTCGGCGCGTTGGACGCCTTCGGCGCCAACCGCCGTGACCTGCAGCTGCACCTGACCGAACTGCACCGCGGGGCACGGGGTGCGGGCGGCGGCCAGCTCCCCCTGGCGGGCGGGCGCAGGACCGCTCCCGCCGGGCTGCCCGACCTGTCCTCCGCCGAGCGGCTCAGCGCCGAGCTGGGCGTGCTGTCCATGGACGCCTCACGCAACCTGATGGACGACCACCGCGCCTTCCTCGACGAACTGGGCGTGGTCTCGGCGCGGCGGCTGCGGGAGGCCCGGCACGGGGAGACCGTGCTGGTCGCGGGCGCCAAGGCGGCCACCCAGACCCCGCCGATCCGGTCCGGCAAGCGGGTCGTCTTCAGCACCCTCGACGACGGCACCGGCCTGGTCGACCTCGCCTTCTTCGACGACTCCCACGACGCCTGCGCGCACACCGTCTTCCACTCCTGGCTGCTGCTGGTGCGCGGGGTGGTGCAGCGGCGCGGCCCGCGCAGCCTCAGCGTGGTGGGCGCCGCCGTCTGGAACCTCGCCGACCTGCTGGAAGTGCGCCGGGACGAAGGGCTGGAAGGGGTCGCGGCCCGGCTGGCCGACTCCGGCGGCGTCCCCGGCGCGGACGCCGACGCCGACGCCGACGCCGACGCCGACGCCGACGCCGACGGCGACGGTCCGGCGCGCAGCCGGCTCGCCGGTTCGGACGGACCGCCCGCGCCGACGGGCTCGGCCGCCCGGGACGCGACGGAACGACGTCGCATCCGCATGCCCACGGGGTACGAGATGCACCCCTGGGCCGATCTGCGCCCCGCGGGCGAGGGGCCCGCGGTGGGAAGGAAGTTGTGGCACCAGAGTCCGGGGAGTGCGGGATGA